In Pan paniscus chromosome Y, NHGRI_mPanPan1-v2.0_pri, whole genome shotgun sequence, the sequence GCAAAGGAAGCATGCCGAGAATGATACACACGAAGGCAAAGCAAGGCACAATCTTCCGTCGCACGTGCTGGGCAGACCTGGTCGGACCATGGAGGGAGTGGAGCAGGAGAAAAGAGACATGAAGAGAGGCCAGCGAGGTACGGGCAGAAGCTCAGCAGAACCCAGGCAgagacaaaaaaagacaaagacagatggaaagagagctggggctgggcgtggtggctcatgcctgtaatcccagcactttgggaggccgaggcaggtggatcgcctgaggtcaggagtttgagaccagcctggtcaacatggtaaaacccgtctctacgaaaaatacaaaaattagccgggagtaagggtgggtgcctttaatcccagctactcaggaggctgagtccagagaatcgcctgaaccagggaggcagaggttgcagtgagccgagattgtgccgctgcattccagcctgggcgacagagcaattcaccatctcaaaacaaaacaaaacaaaaaagaaagagagagctgGACATCAAACCTGGAGgaaggagcccaggcaggggcagAAGATAAAGAAGCAAAGACCTGCAATGCTTGGGGCATTTGCCAATGCGTTTTGTATCGTTAGAATGCTCCTTTTTCACCCCTTGAAGATAGCTTTGGGTTTCAATGCAAACATTTTAAATCTATctctatttaattaattattattattgtgtattattttgagatgggttcttgctctgtcaaacaggctggagtgcaatgatgtaatcacagctcactgcaatctcgaattcctgggctcatgagatcctcccacttcagccttctgagtagctgggactacaggtgtgcaccaccatgcctggttaattactgtggttttatagaattggggtcttgctatgttgcccagtctgatctcaaGCTCCCAGCCTAAAGCAACCTGCCTGCTGCCtaggcatcccaaaatgctgggattacactcatgagccaccacactcagcctttttttttttttttatgttattccagcaataattcttttttttttggcggggagacagagtcttgctctgttgcccaggctggagtgcagtggtgcgatctcagctcactgcaacctctgcgtcccgggttcaagctattctcctgcctcagcctcccaagtagctgggattacaggtgtgtgccaccacccctggctagtttttttttttttttttgaaatgcagtcttactttgtcacccaggctggagtgcagtggcacgatttcagctcactgcagcctctgcttcccaggttcaagcaattcttgtgcctcccgagtagctaggactacaggggcatgccacatgcccagctaatttttgtattttttgtagagatggggtttcaccatcttggccaggctggtctcgaactcctgacctcaagtgatccacccaccttggcctcccgaagtgctaggattacaggtgtgagccaccacacctggcctaatttttgtgttttttgtagaaaaggggtttcaccatgttggccagggtggtttcgaactcttggcctcaagcaatcctcccgcctcagcctcccaaagttctgggatgacaggcatgagccagcgcgccTGGCCATTGAAGAGATTATTCATTCCAAATGCCAGATGTGAGCTTCAGAGGACCCTTCTCCAGATAGAATCTTCTCCGCCCTCCACGACGGGGAAGGAGAATCGTCTGACTTTCAGCAAAAACGCTGGCTCCAAACATGGCCTATGGGTGGTGTGTTCACTCGGCCAGTTTTTAATACGTGCAGGACACAGTCATGTCATAGAAAGATTTTTCAAGCTTAACTACCCCTCCCTGATGAAGTGACATAGTAGACATTAACTCTCTAGAAGGCCAAGAACGATGGCCTGAGATAAACATGCCAGACATGTGTTTtcttagctatttttttaaaaatgaccttgTAGTCCTAGGTGAGGGCTACAGATTACTACCTCTTCAAAGAAAGCCTAGAATTCAAGAactgtacccataaaaataataaatacctaaaaCAAGGGTAGACTAcccacttttctttttccacaaaCATTCGTTGCATATTTTAAGAATTCACATTTTATCAGTGATTAAAATGGCAAACGGGTGTTAAAATCTTTGGCCAAATTAGTATCTCTTCTGCCAAAGAAGTTGCTTAAAACCAGGCATTTTGCTAGAAGCAAAGTCCCTGAGAATTGAGAGACACTAAAATACGAAGCTATTGTCCtcgcccctccctctctcctgtctctcctctctccttccctctttccttcctttcctccttttcttctgtttccctttctcctttccttccttccctcccttccccttcctttcctcccttccccttccttccttccttctgccttccttccttccctccctccctctttcccttcactcccttccttccttcccttcctttcctccctcctcccttccttcttttccctccctccgtcTTTcttgtccttctttcctcccttcctcctcccttccttttttccctccctccctccttcttttccttccttctctccctcttttccctccctctctcttcctttcttccctccctccttccctcccttccttccttcccttccttccttcccttcttccctcccttccttccttcccttcttccctcccttccttccttcccttcttccctccctccttccttctttccttctctccttcccttttctcttcctccctacttctttctctttctcacctcattttgttttctttacagttttaaaaGGAATTCTGTCTGTCATTATTTTCTTGTCCCATCTAAGGGAAAAGGTTATGAAAAAGGAGACAGGAGATACATCACCGGCACTTCCATGGAGAACACAATGCCTGTTACAGCCAGGGTGGAAGCGACCCACAttcccacctcccacctggttACTGACGTTCTCCAGGGCCAAGCGCAACTGAGGATACTGCGTCACAAGCCTCTGATCGTTAGGGTGAGTGTAGGAGCTTTTGTAAACACAAGGACAAGGCGAAGCGTGATGTAGGGGTCAGGTCGCCAGCCAGGGCATCGTGGGCAGGTGACCAAACATAAAATCCGCGTCACGTGGGCACCTGGAGCAGGGCTGGTTTGCTGGGGGGACCTCTGCAGCTACATCACTTGGGAGCACTTGGCACAGAACACCCGTGCCTCCTGCCAGTAGCTTTAGGAGGCCAATGCCAGTGCAGTCCGCCAGCTCTCAGACATTCTGCTTCCCCTTCTCAACACCACGTGGGGGAGAAACAAGAAGACAGAAGCCAGGTGCACCTACcctcttccccttctttcctGTGGCTGCCTCCACCATCACTGCCTCCTTTTCCTGCAAGACAAAAACAACGTCTGCAATGGGAAGATTTGGGGTCAAGGAAAAATTCACAGCCAGGACCGTGAAGAGGCTGGGGTCCGGCTTCTTACACTCTACGGGGGTACACGTTACCCAGCTACAGAGCTGGGGTCCTGCCTATTACACTCTAAGGGTGCATGTTACACAGCTACAGAGCTGGGGTGCTGCCTGTTACACTCTAGGGGTACTCTGAGAACCCATACTCCCAGGCATTATCACTATTCTCAGGGCTTTAATATTCACATTCCTTAAATTACAGAAAACAGCCTAATAAAATGAAGCTGAAACAACACTAGTTATTTGCAAGAACACACAGGTGAACGGATGGGTGAGGAGGTGGTGACAAGGGCCCATTCATCAGGCCCTGTCCCTCAGAAAAGTGGGGCAGCTGCCTGGGCCCTGAACTCTTCTCCGAGGACCGAACCTCTACGGGGCAGCCTTTACTTCCCACATCCTTGAAGCCTCAGCAAACAGGCAGAGTTCCCACAGAGATGGCTGAACATTTCACTGTGAGTTCACAGAGAGCTGACAGTTTAGACCCTGTAGTGATTCTACAGAGCAGGTGGGCATCATGggatggagagagaaaagagacagaaaacaagatAACTGTACCTTCTCCACCTGAAACGCCATCCGCAAGGTCAGCATCTGAAAAGCTACCTAGGAAAGAAAATACAGCATCACCTGTCAACCTGGAACTCCTCCAAGGGTCTTCATGTcttagaataaaggaaaaactcATGAAAACCGGCCTGttcatcaacatggtgaaaccccatctccactaagaatctaaaaattagccgggtgtggtgacaggcacatgtaatcccagctactcgggaggctgaggcaggagaatcacttgaaccctggaggtggaggttgcagtgagccaagatggcaccactgcactccagcctgggcaagaagagctaaactcagtctcaaaacaaaacaaaacaaaaaaccataaatAAAGTGGAAAAACGTGAGCATAATATTGCATGCTGGCAATATTTATGTCTGTAAATAAATGAAGGAGGCTTATAAATCAATAATGTCATATCAGAATATAAGAATAAAAGGCAAAGCATACAATACACAAAATAAGAAGTATCCACGGCCAATTGatgcaggtttttgttttttttttaattttaaaagtaaagtcaTGAAACCAGGAGAAAGTTGATAGAAAATTTCACACTATTTGCAAAGGTTTCCTAGGTGATAACTAATATTGGAGATGGTGTGAAGACAGGGACATTTGCACACACCCCTGGCATCAAAATAAATTGGTAAAATTCTGCAGCAAATTAACAACCAGGTCAAAAGCTATGAAAGTACTCATATACATTGATCTAAACTATTTGAATGCTAGAAATGtcttcaaaggaataaaaatagtgCATGGAGTTGACTCAGATTTGCTTTGTTAATTCATAATTCTAAAATGCCAGAAGAAACATAACATTTTCAGAATTAAGGATTAGTTAAAggaagtatataattatatatgtagtaTGTAATAGTACATGATTATCAGTAAAACTCATACGATAGAAATGATTACatgacatgaaaaaatattcatggaCTATCAGTAAGCAAAAAGTAATGTTACAATGCAGTACAAACAAAAGACTTggaactttatttaaaatttatttcatttagattAATATataggctgggtgaggtgactcgtgcctgtcatctcagagatttgggatgctgaggcaagaggactgcttgaggccaggagtttcagaccagcctgggcaacatactgagaccccatctctacaaaaaatgaaaaaactaacTGGTCACGAcgctgtgtgcctgtagccccagctacttgaaaggctgaggcagggggatctctctagcccaggagttggaggctgtggtATGCTCTTATATTTaatatgatcacaccactgtactctagcctggacaacagagtgagaccctgtctcaaaaaagaaaaaaaaaaaagatatataaaatactaGCACAAATAGCCATCAAAATGTCAACAAGATATGGACATCATTAATATTCTTCTGTGTTAAAAATTAAGTAtgtaaacaaaaaaacctaaacatATAAACTTTCGACAACcattcagctaaaaaaaaaaaaactggtgctATTCGAATTACGCTGAAAATGCTGTGATATGTCAGAAAAACTGACTTAAATATTTAAGGGCAGAAAGATTTAAAACACACTAGCTTCTCCACAAGGAATGCGTATGCCAATACTTTTCTCTTTATCAAGTCTACATTTAAATTCTTGTATGCAATTTTTTAGAAGCTCCATAAGATGGAACTTGGAAATAAAAGTAGCAAActagtccaggcacagtggctcacacctgtcatcccagcacttttgggaggccaaggtgggtggatcacttgaggtcaggagttcgagaccagcctggccaacatggcaaaaccctgtctctactaaaaatacaaaaattagccaggcatggcagtgtgtgcctgtaattccagctactcaggaggctgatgcaggagaatcacttgaacccagtaggtggaggttgcagtgagccaagatggcaccactgcactccagcctgggtgacagaacaagactctgtctcaaaaaaaaaaaaaaaaaaaaaaaaaagcaaactaaaaataaaatccaagctaaatatatatttttgaaatgtacatTTTCCATTACATGAACATGGGCATTACACTGCACAGGCAGTCAACAGTAAGCACACGCTCATCTGAAATCACCTCCTCTCAGCTGACataaatatcgctgaattctgaACAACATGAAGACATCCCACAGGGTCAGAGACTCTTACCGGAGGAACTAGGGTGGTTGGGGTTTGGATTTGGCATCGGTTTGGGTGGGTTCGGTGGTCGTGGGTCGTCTGTTTGTGAAAGATGAGAGTTGCAATTTTAAGTGCCTTGcagtaaagaaaatgaaacatcagTTTACACACAGATGGTTCCCTGAACAGAAATTGGACCTTGGCCTTTGTCCTGGTGGGGATACCTGTACACACACAGTCTCCTGCCAGTTTCCGCCCATCAACTTTCAGCCACAGTTCTTAATGTCAACtatgtttaataaaaattaaagcggGTGTCCACACCAGCTACAGAATTTCTAGGGCCAAAATAAAAAGGTGGGAcccatttttcaaattttcttaagTATTCCAAGATGGCGGCAACAGAGCAGTAAACCAGTATGGTTCCCATGCGAAACCAACATGCCATGGGGTCCTGTGCCACCGCACACGTCACATGCTGGTGAAGCCAGCCCTGGCCAGGGTAGGCACATTTGTCTCATGTCCTTCCAAAGACTgtaagagttttaaaataaaagcacacgtAGTGGTTGTAAAGAAAAACCCAACGACAACAGCAAGAACAAACCGACACACCTGTTCCCTAGGTTTCCACTGTGAAAACTGGTTCCCTTTATAATTTAAATGGGAGAATTCTCTCTGAAATGATCATAATTGGGTGATAATAAGCAGATCAGCAGCAGAAGAGATTAAAGGATAATACTCACCATTTTCTCCATCAACAACAGCATCTCCTAAGTCAAAGTCATCCCCTAAAAGAGGGGAAAGAGCAGTTAATACCAAATTCCAGAGAGAAACGAGGAAGGAATGACCTCGTGAACAGATCAAAAACACACCACGGCCCCACATTCCTAAATACTTTTCTGAATATCAGCTTGACCAGGATCTCATTAGAAAAAGTGAATTCCTGACCATTTTTACATCACTATTCTCTCAGATAAAGAGAGtaaaaaacagagagacagagacagagaaaaagctaGGAGAGAAGCTCTCAGAGGAGAggcagtggggagagagagagagaaataaagtaatttataaatgaattgtGTTGCCTGGACCAAGTTGAAATTCCAATTCTGCCTGCACATGATTTTCTCCTGTTGACTCCTCATCCCATTGTCCTCTCCTCCCAGGTCCCTAACAACTTTGGAAAGGTAGACCCTAAGAGAAGGGGACAGATGACTGTGATCAGATTTAGGCTAGAGGGTGTCTAAAACGTGGCTCTAGCAACCCATATGTGCTCTGCAACTGATGTGACAGTTCACCATGGCCTCAGATCTTGTCTTCTAGTATGAAGAATGATTTTGAAAACCCAACTAAGATGGAGGAATGGTTGCTGGCATCCACCCAACAGCATGTACTGAGCCATCCTGAGTGACGTATGGGAATTTCCAGTCCCTTCCTCAAGGAGACTATGACAGTATGAATTCAGACGCTCAACACCTACTCACTGGTGCTATCTGCATGATTGCTTAGTTCAAGGATCTGGGGACACAGGGTCCCTTTGCTCATGAGCTGACACTCTAGACAGGAAGCCCAGTAATGAAGTGGAGctattaatgttttatattagAAAACTCAGAAGTGCTAAGACAAGACAGTGTCTTAGCTGTAAGACACCGATGCCATAAGTTTCGGCATCATTTTTACTCTGTTTATCCGCCAGTGGGGTTGCCCCTTGGGGAATTCCATCACGTGGACCTCGTTTCTGACTTTTGTTTGAAAGAACAGCAttgagggccgggtgtggtggctcatgcctgtaatcccagcactttgggaggccaaggcgggtggatcacgaggtcaggagatcgagaccatcctggctaacatggtgaaaccccgtctctactaacaatacaaaaaaattagctgggcgtggtggcgggtgcctgcagtcccagctactcgggaggctgaggcagaagaatggtgtgaacccaggaggcggagcttgcagtgagccgagattgcgccactgcactccagcctgggcgacagagcgagactccatctccaaaaaaaaaaagaaaaaaaagaaagaacagcacTGAGAACAAATGAGGTGTGTGCCCACAGGTTGAGAGATGAGTTCACTTGTTGGTCATCATGGGGGAGATCTCAGCACCAAATGCTCTCTCTCCCAGGAAGTTGAAATCTAAAGACAcaggccgtgcatggtggctcacggctgtaatcccagcactttgggaggcagattgcctgaagtcaggagctcaagaccagcctggccgacatagtgaaacctcgtctcgactaaaaatacaacaattaaccaggtgtggtggctggtgcctgcagtcccagctactgaggcatctgaggcaggagaatcaccgaacccgggaggcggaggttgcagtgagccaagatcacaccactgcactccagcctgcgagaCAAGaatgagacgccatctcaaaaaaaaaaaaaaaaaaaaaaaaaaaagggaagaaaatctaAAGACAGAGTAAGTCAGACCCTTAGAATAAAAGCACACAGAGATGTTGTCCAAATGGCCCCGAAACATTTCACATCAGCAACCATTCTCTTACTGGAATCACTACATGAAATGTAACATCACAACACAATTCCAGTATTAACTATTAACCAGACTCCAGCTGGAGCACTCCAAtcacttctctcttctttctagtTGCCTAAGTCCCGTCCTGCTGTCTGAGAAAATGATTTGATCTTTTTCTTTGCATACTAGGAAGAAGCTCTTCTCACCAGCACTGGGTTTCTTGGGGATTGCAGTGGGTTTCTTGTTTTCATTGTCTAAAGAGATAAGATATTTCAGTTAGTAAAAGTTGCAGCTGGGAAAACAAGTGTCAACTCTTTTGTGGTTAaggatgtttccttttcttggaAACAGTCGGAGAATGTTTTTAGCATTGTTTTTTCTCACCTGCCCACACCGAGCTGAGGTTTATAGGACGACTCTTGAGCCCAGAAAACAGGCACAGAGGCTGCTACCGGCCATGGTTTCCACAGAGACCCCttctccacttcttttttttttttttgagaccaagtcttgctctgttacccaggctggagtgcaatggtgtggtctccgttcaccacaacctctgcctcctgggttcaagcgattctcctgcctcagcctcccaagtagctgggcttacaggcgcatgccatcactcccggctaattttttgtatttttagcagagatggggtttcaccacgttggccaggttggtctcgaactcctgacctcaggtgatccacccacctcgtcctcccaaagtgctgggatgacaggcgtgagccaccgtgcccagcccttctcCACTTCTTGACGTTGAATGGGACTATGACTGAGACAtaagccaggaaggcaggagaatggcaaagTTAGGAGAAAAACTGCCCTTTTCAGAGCCCGAGATCTATGCATGAGAAGGAGAGACACCGGACTGATGGCTGAAAGGCTGTTCACATTTCTCATATGAAACACACTTTTGGCTCCGTCAGGCCTCTGCCTAGGCTGCCCCCTCTGAGAATGGAAGCCAATCAGGCAAATCAGGTGGAGGTTGTAAGACTAAGGGCGCCTCCCACTGCAGGGAATGGTTGTTCCCAAGGGCCAAGAAGGGGTAGGTGGTCAGGAAAGAGATGATCCCCATCAGCACTGTTTCCGCTCAAACCATCTGCACTGCACCACAGGACATAAAATTAaaagctggccaggtgcagtggctcgtgtctGCAATCCTCTCAcgcctcagcactttgggaggctgaggtgggaggattgctcgaacccagatggtcaaggctgtagtgagagACAAGATCCCACCGtggcactccaacctgagcaacacagtgagaccccgtgtTGCTCACTGTaccaggtgaggtggcacatgcctgtagtcccagctactcagcaggctgaggtgggaggactgcttgagcccagatggtcaaggctgcagtgagccaagatcccaacactgcactccaacctgagcaacacagcgagacagtgtctcagaaataaaaaaaaaaaaaaagtaaaacataaaaaagtgaagagggtggctgggctcagtggctcatgcctgtcatcccagcactttgggaggccaaggcgggcagatcacaaggtcaggagttcgaaaccagcctgaccaacattatgaaaccccatctgtactgaaaatacaaaaactagctaggcatggtggtgcatgcctctaatcccagttactcgggaggcagaggcaggacaatcacttgaacccggg encodes:
- the LOC100994485 gene encoding CD99 antigen isoform X3 — protein: MARGAALALLLFGLLGALGAAPDGGFDLSDALPDNENKKPTAIPKKPSAGDDFDLGDAVVDGENDDPRPPNPPKPMPNPNPNHPSSSGSFSDADLADGVSGGEGKGGSDGGGSHRKEGEEADAPGVIPGIVGAVVVAVAGAISSFIAYQKKKLCFKENDG